One genomic region from Sulfurimonas sp. encodes:
- a CDS encoding 4Fe-4S dicluster-binding protein: MMKKGWDEFEIGAMLRTFDGSITDIAATSQEDRSYSQSSSYTASVADWRLIKPIFNKDYCIDCQFCWIYCPDVSIISRDKKMVGIDMDHCKGCGICAEVCPTNPKSLIMFPEQAEEEAEITSWPAKDEEK, encoded by the coding sequence ATGATGAAAAAAGGATGGGATGAGTTTGAAATCGGAGCAATGCTTCGTACATTCGATGGAAGCATTACGGACATTGCTGCAACTAGTCAAGAAGATCGTTCTTACTCACAAAGTAGTTCATATACAGCAAGTGTTGCTGATTGGCGATTAATTAAGCCAATTTTTAACAAAGATTACTGTATTGACTGTCAATTTTGTTGGATTTATTGTCCAGATGTTTCAATTATATCAAGAGATAAAAAAATGGTTGGTATAGATATGGACCACTGTAAGGGTTGTGGAATTTGTGCTGAGGTTTGTCCAACAAATCCAAAATCACTTATAATGTTCCCAGAACAAGCAGAAGAAGAAGCAGAAATCACTTCGTGGCCTGCAAAAGATGAGGAGAAATAG
- a CDS encoding tRNA (5-methylaminomethyl-2-thiouridine)(34)-methyltransferase MnmD yields MSFNDKLHRIILSDDGTYTAYSKEYDEHYHSTKDGALNESLLKHVEPAFSILKNKDEINILDICYGLGFNTLATLYYHKKNSLISKINIYSPELDATLLSSLNNFTYPKEFENLKEIIYKLCEDGIYDDEFFHIEVFVGDAREYVRKFTNKFDIVYQDAFSPSSNPTLWTLEYFEDLKKAMREEGILTTYSISLATRLALWQNGFNIYINSSKNIRASTVASIQKLQNFKEVDMPHKISCNPDAKPLRD; encoded by the coding sequence ATGTCATTTAATGACAAGTTGCATAGAATAATTTTAAGTGATGATGGAACATATACAGCTTATTCAAAAGAATACGATGAACATTATCACTCAACAAAAGATGGTGCTTTAAACGAGTCACTTTTAAAGCATGTTGAACCAGCATTTAGTATTTTAAAAAATAAAGATGAGATAAATATTTTAGATATTTGTTATGGGCTTGGTTTTAACACTTTAGCTACTCTTTATTATCATAAAAAAAACTCTTTGATTTCTAAAATAAATATTTACTCTCCAGAACTAGATGCCACTCTTTTATCTTCTTTAAATAATTTCACATATCCAAAAGAGTTTGAAAATTTAAAAGAGATTATTTATAAGCTTTGCGAAGATGGTATTTATGATGATGAGTTTTTTCATATAGAAGTTTTTGTAGGAGATGCAAGAGAGTATGTTAGAAAATTCACAAACAAATTTGACATAGTCTATCAAGATGCTTTTTCACCAAGTTCAAATCCGACTCTTTGGACTTTGGAATATTTTGAAGATTTGAAAAAAGCTATGAGAGAAGAGGGTATCTTAACAACTTATTCTATTTCCTTAGCAACTAGACTTGCTCTTTGGCAGAATGGTTTTAATATCTATATAAATAGTTCCAAAAATATAAGAGCTTCAACGGTAGCATCTATACAAAAATTGCAAAATTTCAAAGAAGTAGATATGCCTCATAAAATATCTTGTAATCCAGATGCTAAACCACTAAGAGATTAA
- the rplM gene encoding 50S ribosomal protein L13, with amino-acid sequence MKFTKIATPEQIDQKWVLIDAEGKTFGRMMTEVATILRGKRKVCWTPNIDCGDYVVIINASKAHFNGLGKINNKEYFSHSGYFGSTKSVKMTELLEKNPEKLFKLAARGMLPKTKLGVKMLKKLKIYAGAEHPHTAQLAK; translated from the coding sequence ATGAAATTTACAAAAATTGCAACTCCTGAACAGATTGACCAGAAATGGGTTCTAATCGATGCTGAGGGTAAAACTTTTGGTCGTATGATGACTGAAGTAGCTACTATTCTTCGTGGTAAGAGAAAAGTTTGTTGGACTCCAAATATTGACTGTGGTGACTATGTTGTTATCATTAACGCATCTAAGGCTCATTTTAACGGTCTTGGTAAAATTAACAATAAAGAGTATTTTTCTCATTCTGGTTACTTCGGTTCAACTAAGAGTGTTAAAATGACTGAACTTTTAGAAAAAAATCCTGAGAAGTTATTTAAATTAGCTGCTCGTGGTATGCTTCCTAAAACAAAACTAGGCGTTAAAATGCTTAAAAAATTAAAAATATATGCAGGTGCTGAACATCCTCACACTGCACAACTTGCTAAGTAA
- the rpsI gene encoding 30S ribosomal protein S9, which produces MATRIYATGKRKASIAKVWLTPGSGKITVNGLSLDAWLGGLEAKKLRVKQPLVLSKQGESVDIVATTLGGGFGGQADALRHGISKALVEFDPAIKAILKPEGMMTRDSRVVERKKPGKRKARRSRQFSKR; this is translated from the coding sequence ATGGCAACAAGAATATATGCAACAGGTAAGCGTAAAGCATCTATAGCAAAAGTATGGTTAACTCCAGGAAGTGGTAAGATTACAGTAAATGGTCTTTCATTAGACGCATGGTTAGGTGGACTTGAAGCTAAGAAGCTTCGTGTTAAACAACCATTAGTTCTTTCAAAACAAGGTGAATCGGTTGATATCGTAGCTACTACTTTAGGTGGTGGTTTTGGTGGTCAAGCAGATGCTCTTCGTCATGGTATCTCAAAAGCTCTTGTAGAGTTTGATCCAGCGATTAAAGCGATCCTTAAACCAGAAGGTATGATGACTCGTGACTCTCGTGTTGTTGAGCGTAAGAAACCAGGTAAGCGTAAAGCTCGTCGTTCTCGTCAGTTCTCAAAACGCTAG
- a CDS encoding thiamine pyrophosphate-dependent enzyme, producing the protein MSEMKKIKNLKEFSTSADRFEGANLLCPGCAHSIIVREVLNATNNDLVLAASTGCLEVCTAVYPYTSWDASWIHIGFENSSTAVSGAEAMYNALKTKGRLKQPDRKPKFVAFGGDGSSYDIGFQWISGCMERNHDMMYVVLDNEVYANTGGQRSSSTPIGSSATTSPAGSISYGEKRNKKDMLGIMAAHNIPYAAQVAPNKWKDMIKKIQKGFATEGAVFINAVSPCTTEWKFDPKDTMLLADLSTDSLVFPLYEVIQGKEWNITYRPKNVVPVEEYLAAQGRFKHLFKDEYKYLIKEWQERVDANWAYLQRREEAKV; encoded by the coding sequence ATGAGTGAAATGAAAAAAATTAAAAATTTAAAAGAGTTCTCAACTTCTGCTGATAGATTTGAAGGTGCAAACCTTTTATGTCCAGGTTGTGCTCACTCTATCATTGTTCGTGAAGTTTTAAATGCAACAAATAACGATTTAGTATTAGCTGCTTCAACTGGTTGTCTAGAAGTTTGTACTGCTGTTTATCCATATACATCTTGGGATGCATCTTGGATTCATATCGGTTTTGAAAATAGTTCAACTGCTGTTTCTGGTGCTGAAGCAATGTACAATGCACTTAAAACAAAAGGTCGTCTAAAGCAGCCTGATCGTAAACCTAAGTTTGTAGCTTTTGGTGGAGATGGTTCATCTTATGATATCGGTTTTCAGTGGATTTCTGGCTGTATGGAAAGAAACCACGATATGATGTATGTTGTTCTGGACAATGAAGTATATGCAAACACAGGTGGTCAGCGTTCAAGCTCGACTCCTATTGGTTCATCTGCTACAACTTCACCTGCTGGTTCAATCTCTTATGGTGAAAAAAGAAACAAAAAAGATATGCTAGGTATCATGGCAGCTCATAATATTCCATATGCAGCGCAAGTTGCTCCAAATAAATGGAAAGATATGATTAAGAAAATCCAAAAAGGTTTTGCAACAGAGGGTGCCGTATTTATCAATGCAGTATCTCCATGTACAACTGAGTGGAAATTTGATCCTAAAGATACAATGCTGTTAGCTGATTTATCAACTGATTCATTAGTATTCCCACTTTATGAAGTGATTCAAGGTAAAGAGTGGAATATCACTTACAGACCTAAAAATGTTGTGCCTGTTGAAGAGTATTTAGCAGCACAAGGGCGTTTCAAGCACCTTTTTAAAGATGAGTACAAGTACTTAATCAAAGAGTGGCAAGAAAGAGTAGATGCTAACTGGGCGTATCTACAACGCCGTGAAGAAGCAAAAGTTTAA
- a CDS encoding MATE family efflux transporter: MYIITYFVAPFGKEAVAAFGIGMRIEQIFLMPVIGINIAALAIISQNNGAKSYSRIPKTVKLSVRYGWIISTIGVSSFLLFANYFVSLMTSDPLVIKEAALYLRVAGFASYGFVVIFVYIAMLQGIARPAIIFPLSVFRQLIAPVVLFSILSIFNFGIFSMWLGLDIIIFSSALFLWFYGEKKLKQLR; this comes from the coding sequence ATGTACATAATAACCTATTTTGTGGCACCCTTTGGTAAAGAGGCAGTAGCGGCATTTGGTATAGGTATGAGGATAGAACAGATATTTTTAATGCCAGTTATCGGTATAAATATAGCTGCTCTTGCCATCATCTCTCAAAACAATGGTGCTAAATCTTACAGTCGTATTCCTAAGACTGTTAAACTGTCAGTTCGTTATGGATGGATAATCTCAACCATAGGAGTTAGTTCTTTTTTACTATTTGCAAATTATTTTGTTTCGCTGATGACTTCTGATCCACTAGTTATAAAAGAGGCTGCTTTGTACCTTCGTGTAGCTGGTTTTGCTTCTTATGGTTTTGTTGTAATCTTTGTCTATATCGCGATGCTCCAAGGTATAGCAAGACCAGCTATCATCTTTCCTCTAAGTGTTTTTAGGCAACTCATAGCCCCTGTTGTTCTTTTTAGCATCTTAAGTATTTTTAACTTTGGTATCTTTTCTATGTGGCTAGGGCTAGATATAATCATCTTTAGCTCAGCCCTCTTTTTATGGTTTTATGGAGAAAAAAAATTGAAACAGCTTCGCTAG
- a CDS encoding pyruvate flavodoxin oxidoreductase subunit gamma: MLEIRWHSRAGQGAVTGAKGLANVISTTGKEVQAFAFYGSAKRGAAMTAYNRVDDKVIMNHEKYMEPDYVFVIDPALALTTDVTISGKENTKYIITSHLSTEELIKAQPKLEGKEVYTVDCIKISQETIGRAIPNTPMLGAFMKISGMYDIEFFKESMKKVLGKLPQKIIDGNMLAIQRAYDEVK; this comes from the coding sequence ATGCTAGAAATTAGATGGCATAGTCGTGCTGGTCAAGGTGCTGTAACAGGTGCAAAAGGTTTAGCAAATGTTATTTCTACAACTGGTAAAGAAGTACAAGCTTTCGCCTTTTACGGGTCTGCTAAGCGTGGAGCTGCGATGACAGCCTATAATCGTGTTGATGATAAAGTTATTATGAATCATGAAAAATATATGGAACCAGATTATGTATTTGTTATTGATCCTGCTTTAGCACTTACTACTGATGTTACTATTAGTGGTAAAGAAAATACAAAATATATTATTACTTCTCACTTAAGTACGGAAGAGTTAATTAAAGCTCAACCAAAACTAGAAGGAAAAGAAGTTTATACTGTTGATTGTATTAAAATTTCTCAAGAAACTATTGGTCGTGCGATTCCAAATACACCAATGCTTGGTGCGTTTATGAAAATTTCTGGGATGTATGATATAGAATTTTTTAAAGAAAGCATGAAAAAAGTTTTAGGTAAATTACCACAGAAAATTATTGATGGTAATATGCTAGCAATTCAACGCGCATATGACGAAGTAAAGTAA
- a CDS encoding DUF2130 domain-containing protein yields the protein MPTKTTIKCPNCNTDIDVNDILYHQLEDELKQKNISEQKKLRDEVEAKRKEYKQAFDTLKVQEEAIKEQQEKFDEELKKATQIQLKIEKQKLQESIKKELEEEQSESIALLKKELDEKSNQVKELNKSKAEIEKLKREKEEITSKVQAEAEIALTQRLQVEKQAIQKASDEQNELKLKQKEEQLKQLQEQLQIAQRKAEQGSMQLQGEVQELAIEEYLADKYPFDVIEEIKKGARGADCIQIVHTREVQNCGKIYYESKRTKDFQKTWIEKFKADMREKSVDVGVLVTEVLPSALERMGLVDGVWVCTFEEFKGLSSVLRDGVIKINHAKKSEENKTDKMSLLYGYLTSTEFSMQIEAIVEGFTTMKTDLETEKRSMARIWKQRDKQIEKVLDNTIGMYGSIKGIAGNAIGNVKALELPYSDEEDV from the coding sequence ATGCCAACTAAAACAACAATAAAATGCCCAAATTGTAACACAGATATAGATGTAAACGATATACTTTATCATCAATTAGAAGATGAACTGAAACAAAAAAATATATCTGAACAAAAAAAACTAAGAGATGAAGTAGAAGCTAAACGAAAAGAGTATAAACAAGCATTTGATACTTTAAAAGTTCAAGAAGAAGCCATCAAAGAACAACAAGAGAAGTTTGATGAAGAGCTCAAAAAAGCGACACAAATACAACTAAAAATTGAAAAACAGAAACTTCAAGAGAGTATAAAAAAAGAGTTAGAAGAAGAACAGAGTGAGTCTATTGCATTACTAAAGAAAGAACTTGATGAGAAGTCAAATCAAGTAAAAGAGTTAAATAAGTCTAAGGCTGAGATAGAGAAGTTAAAAAGAGAAAAAGAAGAGATAACTTCAAAGGTTCAAGCAGAAGCAGAGATAGCTTTAACTCAAAGGCTTCAAGTTGAAAAACAGGCGATTCAAAAAGCTTCAGATGAACAAAATGAACTTAAATTAAAACAAAAAGAAGAACAACTCAAGCAACTTCAAGAGCAGTTACAAATAGCACAAAGAAAAGCTGAACAAGGAAGTATGCAACTCCAAGGTGAAGTTCAAGAGTTGGCGATAGAAGAGTATCTTGCAGATAAGTATCCTTTTGATGTAATTGAGGAGATTAAAAAAGGAGCTAGGGGTGCTGATTGTATTCAAATAGTGCATACTAGAGAAGTTCAAAACTGTGGAAAGATTTATTATGAGAGTAAACGGACTAAGGATTTTCAAAAAACTTGGATAGAAAAGTTTAAAGCAGATATGCGAGAAAAGAGTGTAGATGTTGGCGTTTTAGTAACAGAGGTTTTACCATCTGCTTTGGAGAGAATGGGTTTAGTTGATGGTGTTTGGGTTTGTACTTTTGAAGAGTTTAAAGGTTTATCTTCTGTGTTAAGAGATGGTGTCATCAAAATAAATCACGCTAAAAAAAGTGAAGAAAATAAAACAGATAAGATGAGTCTGCTCTATGGCTATTTAACAAGTACAGAGTTTAGTATGCAGATAGAAGCAATAGTTGAAGGCTTTACAACCATGAAAACTGACTTGGAAACTGAAAAACGCTCAATGGCTAGGATTTGGAAACAAAGAGATAAGCAGATAGAAAAAGTTCTTGACAATACTATTGGTATGTATGGTTCCATAAAAGGTATAGCAGGGAACGCTATAGGTAATGTTAAGGCTTTGGAATTACCTTATAGTGATGAGGAAGATGTATAG
- a CDS encoding 2-oxoacid:ferredoxin oxidoreductase subunit alpha — protein MAFDKMELIDIEVWDGNFAAAQALRQCQVDVVAAYPITPSTPIVEGYAKFKSDNYIEGEFVMVESEHAAMSACIGASAAGGRVATATSSQGLALMVETLYQASGMRLPIVLNLVNRALAAPLNVNGDHSDMYLCRDAGWIQLGAFSPQEAYDLNFVAFKVSEDHGIRLPIVVNQDGFMTSHTAQGVKTMDDDTAFNFVGTYKPMNDMLDFEHPVTHGVQTEEDWHFEHKARQHNDLMTKVSPKIDEVFADFAKLTGRQYNQVECYDMEDSDVAVFCLGTSVETAREVATEMRAKGIKAGVVGLRVIRPFPFMAVRAALENIKAVAVLDRSSPNGAAGAMFNEVAGSLINTDSKVLLSGYVYGLGGRDLTKKHLVDLYTELQANADAGKLTTQQQQFIGVRGPKLTYL, from the coding sequence ATGGCATTTGATAAAATGGAATTAATCGATATAGAAGTATGGGATGGTAACTTTGCAGCGGCACAAGCACTAAGACAGTGTCAGGTTGATGTTGTTGCGGCTTACCCTATTACTCCATCAACTCCTATTGTTGAGGGTTATGCAAAATTCAAGTCTGATAACTATATTGAGGGTGAATTTGTAATGGTTGAGTCTGAGCATGCTGCAATGTCTGCATGTATTGGTGCTTCTGCGGCTGGTGGTCGTGTTGCAACTGCTACATCTTCTCAAGGTCTTGCTCTTATGGTAGAAACACTTTACCAAGCATCTGGTATGCGTTTACCAATAGTTCTTAACCTTGTAAATCGTGCATTAGCTGCACCACTAAATGTTAATGGTGATCACTCTGACATGTATTTATGTCGTGACGCTGGTTGGATTCAACTTGGTGCCTTTTCTCCACAAGAAGCTTATGACTTAAACTTCGTTGCTTTTAAAGTTTCTGAAGACCATGGTATTAGACTTCCAATAGTTGTAAATCAGGATGGTTTTATGACATCTCATACAGCTCAGGGTGTAAAAACTATGGATGATGACACAGCATTTAATTTTGTTGGTACTTATAAACCAATGAACGATATGCTTGATTTTGAACATCCTGTAACTCATGGAGTACAAACTGAAGAAGATTGGCACTTTGAGCATAAAGCTCGTCAACATAATGACCTTATGACAAAAGTAAGCCCTAAAATTGATGAAGTATTTGCAGATTTTGCAAAGCTAACTGGTCGTCAATATAATCAAGTTGAGTGCTATGATATGGAAGATTCTGATGTTGCAGTATTTTGTTTAGGTACTTCAGTTGAAACAGCTCGTGAAGTTGCAACTGAGATGAGAGCAAAAGGCATTAAAGCTGGTGTTGTAGGTCTTCGTGTAATTCGTCCTTTCCCATTTATGGCAGTTCGAGCAGCACTTGAAAATATAAAAGCAGTAGCAGTTCTTGACCGTTCATCTCCAAATGGTGCGGCAGGAGCAATGTTTAACGAGGTTGCTGGTTCACTTATCAATACTGATTCAAAAGTATTACTTTCTGGATATGTTTATGGTCTAGGTGGTCGTGACTTAACTAAGAAACATTTAGTTGATCTTTATACTGAGCTTCAAGCAAATGCTGACGCTGGTAAATTAACTACTCAACAACAACAGTTTATCGGTGTTCGTGGACCGAAACTAACATACTTATAA
- the luxS gene encoding S-ribosylhomocysteine lyase yields the protein MPLLDSFTVDHTIMPAPAVRKAKGMKTPSGDDITVYDLRFVKPNEEVLSSEGIHTLEHLFAGFMRDHLNSKNTEIIDLSPMGCRTGFYMSVLGTPDEEVVADAWEASMKDILNVKEQKDIPELNIYQCGTYKMHSLSDAKDIASTILRKDIDIMDNDALALDLSKVDQ from the coding sequence ATGCCATTATTAGACTCTTTTACAGTTGACCATACAATCATGCCAGCTCCTGCTGTTCGTAAAGCTAAAGGAATGAAAACTCCATCTGGAGATGATATAACAGTTTATGATTTGCGTTTTGTAAAGCCAAATGAAGAAGTGCTTTCATCAGAAGGTATTCACACTTTAGAGCATCTGTTTGCTGGTTTTATGAGAGATCATTTAAACTCTAAAAATACTGAAATCATTGACCTATCGCCAATGGGATGCAGAACAGGTTTTTATATGAGTGTGCTTGGTACACCAGATGAAGAAGTAGTCGCAGATGCATGGGAAGCTTCTATGAAAGATATATTAAATGTTAAAGAACAGAAAGATATACCAGAATTAAATATTTATCAATGTGGAACTTACAAAATGCATTCTCTCTCAGATGCAAAAGATATAGCATCTACCATTCTTCGTAAAGACATTGACATAATGGATAACGATGCTCTAGCTTTGGATTTATCAAAAGTAGACCAATAG
- a CDS encoding MATE family efflux transporter, giving the protein MHIDLTQGVIKDHIVKLAVPAVIGYFFHTMFNVTDTIFAGMISTQALAALSLSASIFFMVLAIGIGMSEAVTSIIGNALGKKDIAKAQQVLLNSLVFATLLSIVLAIVGIFSVPYLIDALGDPSYTKETLEYINIILYGSIFFVGSFFLNAILTATGDTVSFRNILIFTAFLNIFLDYIFIKVFSMGVSAIALATIISEAITLIYLFYKVRKTKLWCGFSELIFDIKHYERTLKTRLSTKCKYVYDGIWYVHNNLFCGTLW; this is encoded by the coding sequence ATGCATATAGACCTAACTCAAGGTGTAATAAAAGATCATATTGTAAAACTGGCAGTGCCGGCTGTTATTGGTTACTTTTTTCATACTATGTTTAATGTTACAGATACCATTTTTGCAGGTATGATATCTACACAGGCTCTTGCCGCATTATCTTTATCTGCGTCTATATTTTTTATGGTTTTGGCAATAGGTATCGGTATGAGTGAAGCCGTAACTTCTATAATAGGAAATGCCTTAGGTAAAAAGGATATAGCTAAAGCTCAACAAGTTCTGCTTAACTCCTTGGTCTTTGCCACTTTACTTTCCATAGTTTTAGCTATTGTGGGTATTTTTAGTGTTCCTTACCTCATAGATGCTCTTGGTGATCCTTCTTACACAAAAGAAACACTTGAGTATATAAATATTATTTTGTATGGCTCTATATTTTTTGTAGGGTCTTTTTTCTTAAATGCTATATTAACTGCTACTGGAGATACAGTTTCTTTTAGAAATATCCTTATTTTCACAGCCTTTTTAAATATTTTTTTAGATTATATTTTTATAAAAGTTTTTAGCATGGGCGTTAGTGCTATTGCTTTAGCAACTATAATTTCAGAAGCTATTACTCTTATTTATCTGTTTTATAAAGTAAGAAAAACTAAACTTTGGTGTGGATTTTCTGAGTTGATATTTGATATAAAACATTATGAAAGAACTCTTAAAACAAGGCTTTCCACCAAGTGTAAATATGTTTATGATGGCATTTGGTATGTACATAATAACCTATTTTGTGGCACCCTTTGGTAA
- a CDS encoding HAD family hydrolase, whose translation MIILFDLDGTLIDSTDAIVSTFHHSFDVHETTHPSDEKIMALIGYPLDIMYAKLGINEEEVWDFVATYKEEYRKISTLKTTLLKNAKEAVKEASEFATLGIVTTKTGKYSKVLMEYFDLMQYFEVLIGREDVEFPKPDAQPIIKALEILDAKGREVWMIGDTKLDLISAKNANVNSIGVLSGYDNIDVLKQYTNIIFNDSLEAIRHLKNKNISTFNYS comes from the coding sequence ATGATTATACTTTTTGACTTAGATGGGACACTTATAGATTCTACAGATGCTATAGTTAGTACCTTTCATCACTCTTTTGATGTTCACGAAACCACTCATCCCTCTGATGAAAAGATAATGGCTCTTATTGGTTATCCTCTTGATATTATGTATGCTAAATTAGGAATAAATGAAGAAGAAGTTTGGGATTTTGTTGCTACATATAAAGAAGAGTATAGAAAAATTTCTACCCTAAAAACCACACTTTTAAAAAATGCAAAAGAGGCTGTGAAAGAAGCAAGTGAGTTTGCAACACTTGGAATAGTAACAACAAAAACTGGTAAATATTCTAAAGTTCTGATGGAGTATTTTGACCTGATGCAATACTTTGAAGTTTTGATAGGTAGAGAAGATGTAGAGTTTCCAAAACCAGATGCCCAGCCAATAATAAAAGCTTTAGAAATACTAGATGCAAAGGGCAGAGAAGTCTGGATGATAGGCGATACAAAATTAGACCTCATTTCTGCTAAAAATGCAAATGTAAATTCCATCGGAGTTTTAAGTGGTTATGACAATATAGATGTTTTAAAACAATATACAAATATAATATTTAATGATTCACTTGAAGCTATTAGGCATCTAAAGAATAAGAATATATCAACTTTCAACTACTCTTAA
- a CDS encoding peptide-binding protein gives MRFLLLFFLSLNIFASTLHLATSANPSRLNPLLATDLSSSEIAGFLFNGLVKFDKDSSTIIGDLAKEFYYENDTTLIFKLHKNVLWHDGKKFSAKDVLFTYKTLISPSVVSPYSAAFRFVKDVQVIDAYTLRVTYKKPYFKALETWMMGILPEHILKDEKNLMNSKFNINPIGTGAYKLHQLEHSKNIILVAFDDYFEGRTKIDRISFHVIADPMTRFLMLKSGALDIGGIEPMQYERQLNDDFFNKFNIYEEISHSYTYLGFNLRKEKFKNPKVRLALSLAINREEIVDILFFKHAKVCTGPFLPATKAFNQNVKAPKQDIQKAKQLLKEAGYDEKNPFTFEIVTSNSSAIRPYAAQILQHQLKKVGVEVTLRVMEWQAFLNMVVFPNKFDSVLLGWGLSSTPDPYLFWHSDNDKKGGFNLIGYKNPKIDKMIEESQSIIDREKLGKLWREMFKIIVKDNPYLFLYIPNSITTVNKNIKNVEPSLSGIWHNYRKWEKDTYK, from the coding sequence GTGCGATTTTTATTACTCTTTTTTTTATCTTTAAATATATTTGCTTCTACCTTGCATCTAGCAACATCAGCAAATCCTTCAAGATTAAATCCGCTACTCGCAACGGACTTAAGTTCTTCAGAGATAGCAGGATTTTTGTTTAACGGTTTAGTTAAGTTTGACAAAGATTCTTCTACTATCATCGGTGATTTGGCAAAAGAGTTTTACTATGAAAATGATACGACTCTTATTTTTAAACTACATAAAAATGTACTTTGGCATGATGGAAAAAAATTTAGTGCAAAAGATGTTCTTTTTACATATAAAACTTTAATCTCTCCAAGTGTTGTTTCTCCATACAGTGCAGCTTTTCGTTTTGTAAAAGATGTTCAAGTCATAGATGCTTATACTTTACGAGTGACTTATAAAAAACCATATTTTAAAGCCTTAGAAACTTGGATGATGGGTATTTTACCAGAGCATATTTTAAAAGATGAAAAAAACTTGATGAATTCCAAGTTTAACATAAACCCTATCGGTACAGGTGCCTATAAACTTCACCAACTAGAACATTCAAAAAATATAATTTTAGTAGCTTTTGATGATTATTTTGAAGGTAGAACAAAAATAGACAGAATCTCTTTTCATGTAATAGCAGACCCAATGACTCGCTTTTTGATGCTAAAATCAGGTGCTTTAGATATTGGTGGCATCGAGCCGATGCAGTATGAAAGACAGTTAAATGATGACTTTTTTAATAAGTTTAATATTTATGAAGAGATAAGTCACTCTTACACTTACTTAGGCTTTAATTTAAGAAAAGAAAAATTTAAAAATCCAAAAGTTAGACTTGCTCTATCTTTGGCGATAAATAGAGAGGAGATAGTTGATATCTTGTTCTTTAAACATGCTAAAGTTTGTACAGGACCTTTTCTCCCCGCTACAAAAGCTTTTAATCAAAATGTAAAAGCACCAAAACAAGATATACAAAAAGCAAAACAACTCTTAAAAGAAGCAGGTTATGATGAAAAAAATCCTTTTACTTTTGAGATAGTAACTTCAAATTCTAGTGCCATAAGACCTTACGCTGCACAGATACTTCAGCACCAGTTAAAAAAAGTTGGAGTTGAGGTTACTCTTCGAGTTATGGAATGGCAAGCATTTTTAAATATGGTAGTTTTTCCAAATAAGTTTGATAGTGTACTTCTAGGTTGGGGACTCTCTTCAACTCCAGACCCATATCTTTTTTGGCATAGTGACAATGATAAAAAGGGTGGCTTCAATCTCATAGGATATAAAAATCCAAAAATAGATAAGATGATAGAAGAATCACAAAGCATTATAGACAGAGAAAAACTAGGAAAGCTTTGGCGAGAAATGTTTAAAATTATAGTTAAAGACAACCCATATTTATTTTTATATATTCCAAATTCTATAACAACTGTAAATAAAAATATAAAGAATGTTGAGCCAAGTCTTAGTGGCATCTGGCATAATTATAGAAAATGGGAAAAAGATACTTACAAATAA